From Synergistes jonesii:
CAGATCTTTGGGCACCCAAACCTGTATCACCGGGGTTTTATCACTGGCCTTAGTAGAGAGGACTTTTTCCACATTGCCCTCGCAAATAACCTCGCCGGCCCGGTTGACCACCTGGACCAGCTGCCCCGCCGTCGGCAGAGGCAAATACTCATGGGGGAAGCTGACCTTGCCCAACTGCCCCTCTGGGCTGCCGTCCACAATAAAAATCGCCAATCCAGGGCAGCCAAACACGCAACTGCCGCAGCCGGTGCATTTGGAGGCGTCCAGTTTAGGCAGATCGGTTATATCGTCGCCAATAGTAATGGCGGAAAATTTGCAAGTAGTGGTGCAGGGGTCGCAGGGAATA
This genomic window contains:
- a CDS encoding 4Fe-4S binding protein, giving the protein MEWRSLATKGYLSPEEVRRLPALPTWERICQGPVAVIECVQDIPCDPCTTTCKFSAITIGDDITDLPKLDASKCTGCGSCVFGCPGLAIFIVDGSPEGQLGKVSFPHEYLPLPTAGQLVQVVNRAGEVICEGNVEKVLSTKASDKTPVIQVWVPKDLLMEARGIKRL